The genomic stretch ATGAATTCGAACAGGAATTTCACGTCGTAAAGCCTGCACAAGAGGCTTAATTCGTAAACTATCGGTATTGTCACAGTGTTTTGCTTCATAGAATGCTTCGCGAAGCATTCCCATAATACCCATGCGAGTGATTGATTCTTTATTGCCATGACTGTGAATGCGTTTAGGGTTTTCACCAAGCGCGATTTTCAAGCCAGCAGTTTCTTGGATGAGCATGTTTGAAATGTTGGTACCAGTAGTTTTAATTACAGAAGTTGTGCCGCCAATTACGTTTGCGCTTCCTGGCATAATATGAGCGGTTGTAATGCCGTACTGAACCGCATCTTTAAATGCAGAATCAAGCGGGTGTACGCTATCCAGTGCTCGAATATGTGGAGTGAGAGGTTCGATGGTTTCATTTGCATCGTTACCAGCCCAACCCGTGCCTTCGTCATAAAGTCCAAGGTGTGTATGAACATCAATAAATCCTGGAAATAAGTATTGGTTTTTACAATCAACGACTTCCACTTGCAGAGGAGGCTGTAAGTTCGGCCCAACATCTTTGATTTTTCCATTAGCAACAAGTACGTCGCAGTTAGGTATTGCCTGTGATGTAATTGGATAAACTGTAGCATTTTTAAATAATGTCGCTTTCATAGCAAACTCCTTATCTGATACATTCATACACCGTTATAATAAATCTTGTAATGCATCTTCTAATTTAGTATATGTAAAATGGTAGTTGTGTTGAATCATTTTTTCAGGAATTACGCGCTGCCCTTCTAAAATAATCATACTCATCTCGCCAAGCATGAGTTTCAAGCCAAAACTAGGGGCAGGAAGCCAGTGAGGACGGTGCAAAACTGCGCCAACAGTTTGGCCAAACTCTTTCATTTGGACAGGGGTAGGGGCTGTGACGTTAACAGGTCCTTGAATGTCTTGATTCACTATTGCAAACTGAATTATTTCGACAACGTCTTTAATGTGGACCCATGAAAGCCACT from Bacillus sp. 1780r2a1 encodes the following:
- a CDS encoding amidohydrolase, producing the protein MKATLFKNATVYPITSQAIPNCDVLVANGKIKDVGPNLQPPLQVEVVDCKNQYLFPGFIDVHTHLGLYDEGTGWAGNDANETIEPLTPHIRALDSVHPLDSAFKDAVQYGITTAHIMPGSANVIGGTTSVIKTTGTNISNMLIQETAGLKIALGENPKRIHSHGNKESITRMGIMGMLREAFYEAKHCDNTDSLRIKPLVQALRREIPVRIHAHRADDILSALRFADEFNLDIRIEHCTEGHLIAHELAARNLKVCVGPTLTRRSKIELKNKSWETYQALWNQGVEVSITTDHPYTPIQYLNICASIAVREGLDEQKALEGITIAAARNLRVDHRVGSIERNKDADLVLWNYHPFHYLAKPLVTMINGKILFKKN